In Chitinispirillales bacterium, the following are encoded in one genomic region:
- a CDS encoding DEAD/DEAH box helicase → MKFTELNLSQNVMSGVNDAGFTICTEVQEKVIPFAVNGRDVCVQSQTGTGKTAAFLLSLFEIMEKSEYREFALIVVPTRELAAQIEKEAKLLGKFLPYNIASCYGGVGYEEQKENLRVGTEILIGTPGRLIDLQRKGTLKLEKYHFAVIDEADRMFDMGFYQDIRKIFRALPAKDFRQIMLFSATMSFKCQILASDFMRNPVNIVINPETITVDKIEQKVYHVGSSNKFRLMLGILKSSENKRAIVFSNTRNLCEELYAKLIINGVSAVYLTGDMTQRKRDIAIDNFKKGLICVLVATDIAARGIHVDNLDIVINYDIPMDAENYIHRIGRTARAGKEGIAYTFACEHFAEYLSPIEERINKKIPSIIACNDDYAEDKSVGVSWRSEIKGMQNQNRRDYAYPHKRSVKPYTEKSKHRASFVEKYHEGRDISHPQNPVSLQHSHKIHDNTVKRKFLGLF, encoded by the coding sequence GGTTTTACGATTTGTACCGAAGTTCAGGAAAAAGTGATTCCGTTTGCGGTTAACGGACGTGACGTTTGTGTACAATCGCAGACAGGGACGGGAAAGACCGCCGCATTTTTGCTGTCGTTGTTTGAAATAATGGAAAAAAGCGAGTATCGGGAATTTGCGCTTATCGTTGTTCCGACACGGGAACTTGCCGCACAAATTGAAAAAGAAGCAAAACTTTTGGGAAAATTTCTGCCTTATAACATCGCTTCGTGTTATGGCGGCGTCGGTTATGAGGAACAAAAAGAAAACTTGCGGGTCGGGACGGAAATTCTTATAGGAACTCCGGGGCGTCTTATTGATTTGCAGCGAAAAGGGACGTTGAAACTTGAAAAATATCATTTTGCGGTTATTGACGAAGCCGACAGAATGTTTGATATGGGATTTTACCAAGACATTCGAAAGATTTTTAGAGCGTTGCCGGCAAAAGATTTTCGGCAAATTATGTTGTTTTCGGCGACCATGAGTTTCAAATGTCAAATTTTAGCTTCCGATTTTATGCGCAATCCGGTGAATATCGTAATTAATCCCGAAACTATAACGGTAGATAAAATCGAACAAAAAGTTTATCACGTAGGCAGTTCAAACAAATTTCGGCTAATGTTAGGCATACTGAAATCTTCTGAAAATAAAAGAGCGATTGTTTTCAGCAATACCAGAAATTTGTGTGAAGAATTGTATGCCAAATTGATTATAAACGGAGTGTCGGCTGTTTATTTGACAGGCGATATGACGCAGCGAAAACGCGATATTGCAATCGATAATTTCAAAAAAGGTTTGATTTGCGTACTTGTCGCTACGGATATTGCGGCGCGTGGAATACACGTCGATAATCTTGACATTGTAATAAATTATGATATTCCTATGGATGCGGAGAATTATATTCACAGAATCGGACGAACTGCGCGTGCGGGTAAAGAAGGAATCGCTTATACGTTCGCTTGCGAACATTTTGCCGAATATTTAAGTCCGATTGAAGAGAGAATAAATAAAAAAATCCCGTCTATTATCGCTTGCAACGATGATTACGCCGAAGATAAAAGCGTGGGCGTATCGTGGCGTTCGGAGATAAAAGGTATGCAGAATCAGAATCGGCGCGATTATGCATATCCGCATAAACGCAGTGTAAAACCATATACTGAAAAATCAAAACATCGCGCTTCTTTTGTTGAAAAATATCACGAAGGGCGCGATATTAGTCATCCTCAAAACCCTGTATCGTTGCAGCATTCGCACAAAATTCACGACAATACCGTTAAAAGAAAATTTCTTGGATTGTTTTGA
- a CDS encoding geranylgeranyl reductase family protein — translation MSKITENFDVIVVGAGPAGAAAALFVKKQNRSVLLIDKAVFPREKICGDGLSTRAIKTLQALELYEEFLEECPVNQIDGVVFSSPNGTILPINYAKMGRTEDVEGYTLNRIFFDNFLINKARNAGVDVLENFEAKGFIFNKKNEICGIRGNQVNSKKSVMFEANIVVCACGIFPKILKTINYNYPSSKKCVFGIKQYFKDVECDKNMIEMHFVKSIVEGYFWIFPEKDDIVNIGFVIPEKARIRRKINPKRELEKIISSRHFADRFKFAQAITKPKATFLNLGGIKVFKPKAHLLIIGDSMGLTEHFTGEGVGNAMFSAQKAAQVIDSAFKNWDFSAKKMAMFHEICVKALLKEFRVSAIVNKMKWVWLIDFVIGAAAKNRETMIKIAEAVASQKDRKQLLNPLFYIKLLFKR, via the coding sequence TTGAGTAAAATTACTGAAAATTTTGATGTAATTGTTGTCGGAGCGGGACCGGCCGGCGCCGCCGCCGCACTTTTTGTAAAAAAGCAAAACCGTTCCGTACTTCTTATAGACAAAGCGGTGTTCCCGCGTGAAAAAATTTGCGGCGACGGGCTTTCCACACGAGCGATTAAAACGCTTCAGGCGCTTGAATTGTATGAAGAATTTCTTGAAGAATGCCCTGTAAACCAAATTGACGGCGTTGTTTTTTCAAGTCCGAACGGTACGATTCTGCCGATAAATTATGCGAAGATGGGTAGAACGGAAGACGTTGAAGGTTATACTTTGAATCGAATCTTCTTCGACAATTTTTTGATAAACAAAGCGCGAAACGCAGGTGTTGACGTTTTGGAAAATTTTGAGGCGAAGGGTTTTATTTTCAACAAGAAAAACGAAATTTGCGGAATTCGCGGAAATCAAGTCAATTCAAAAAAATCGGTTATGTTTGAGGCTAATATAGTTGTTTGCGCCTGCGGAATTTTTCCGAAAATCTTAAAAACGATAAATTACAATTACCCAAGCAGTAAAAAATGCGTATTCGGAATCAAACAATACTTCAAAGATGTCGAATGTGATAAAAATATGATAGAAATGCACTTTGTGAAATCAATCGTAGAAGGATATTTTTGGATTTTCCCTGAAAAAGACGACATTGTCAATATAGGTTTTGTAATTCCGGAAAAAGCGCGAATACGGCGCAAAATCAACCCGAAAAGAGAATTGGAAAAGATAATTTCAAGCCGCCATTTTGCCGACAGATTCAAATTCGCACAAGCGATAACAAAACCCAAAGCGACATTTCTGAATTTGGGCGGAATAAAGGTTTTCAAGCCGAAAGCGCATCTTTTAATTATCGGCGATTCTATGGGATTAACCGAACATTTTACCGGTGAAGGAGTAGGAAACGCTATGTTTTCGGCGCAAAAAGCGGCGCAAGTTATTGATTCGGCATTCAAAAACTGGGATTTCTCCGCAAAAAAAATGGCTATGTTTCACGAAATTTGTGTAAAAGCGCTGCTCAAAGAATTTCGCGTGTCGGCGATAGTCAATAAAATGAAATGGGTTTGGTTAATTGATTTTGTTATAGGCGCCGCGGCAAAAAACCGCGAAACAATGATAAAAATAGCCGAAGCGGTGGCTTCTCAAAAAGACAGGAAACAATTACTAAATCCGCTTTTTTACATTAAATTGCTTTTTAAGAGATGA